In the genome of Rutidosis leptorrhynchoides isolate AG116_Rl617_1_P2 unplaced genomic scaffold, CSIRO_AGI_Rlap_v1 contig543, whole genome shotgun sequence, the window CAAGTAAGGGATGGAGGATACACCAAATGGATGTAAAAAGTGCATTTTTGAATGGCATGTTAGATGAAGATGTGTATGTCCAACAGCCTGAAGGCTTTGTACAGCCTGGAAATGAACATTTGGTGTACAAATTGATCAAAGCTCTGTACGGTTTGAAGCAGGCCCCAAGAGCCTGGTATGCACGGATCAATGGATATCTAATGGAAAATGGTTTTGAAAGGAGTCAAAGTGAGGCAACCCTGTATGTCAAGCACAGAAATGAAGAAAAGGTCATGTGTTCATTATatgtagatgatatcttgataattGGTACAGAAGGAGGACTGGtggaagaattcaagaagataatgAAGACTGAGTTTAAAATGACTGATTTGGGAGCAATGAATTATTTTCTAGGAGTTGAAGTAGATCAAAGGCAAACGGAATCTTCATTCATCAAAGGAAGTATGTTGCTGAGATGCTGAAAAAATTCCACATGACTCAATGCAATGGTTTTGCTACACCAATGGAGTTTCAGCTGAAACTAGAGGTAACAAAACCTGGAGAGCAGTTTGATGTGACCTTGTACAGGAGCATGATCGGTTCCTTAATGTATTTATGTGCCACTAGACCTGACATTGTTTGCTGTGTGAATCTCCTAGCCTGTTATAGCTCAAACCCCTCTAGGTATCATGCTTTGTACTTGAGAAGAATACTGAGGTATGTAAAACAAACAGCTGACTTTGGCATTTGGTATAATGAAAATGGAATACCGAGCTGTTCATCTTCAGTGATGCAAGTTATGCTAGAGGAGAAGACTGCAGGAGTAGAACCGGATATTGTTGTAGCTTTGGGAGTGGAGTGTTCTCGTGGAACTCTAAAAGGCAAAGAATCATAGCTCAGTCATCAGCAGAAGCAGAATTTGTTGCTGTAAATCATGCTGCCCGACAAGCTGAATGGATAAAGAAACTCCTAGTTGATCTAAAAGAATTAAACAACAGGTGTGTTGTCATATATTGTGATTCAAGTGGAGCCATTGCAATGGCAGAAAATCCAACAGATCACTCAAGAAGTAAGCACATAGAGGTTAAGTATAACTATGTGAGGGACTTGGTGACCATGAAGGAGATCAGATTGGCTTATTGCAGGACCAACTATCAGTTGGCTGATATATTTACAAAACACTGCAGAGATGGAGATTTGAAGCTCTGAGAAGTATGATAGGAGTTCAAGGTTTGCAAAACAAAGGAGGAGCTGTTGATATAGTTGTTTTGCAAACCCCACAACTATGGAGGTAATTGAAAATTTGATGGCTTCTGTGAAAAGTAAAAGAAAGACGAAGAAAAAGAGAGCTCATTTGAAGATACAATTTGTCGAGAAGGTTGCTGCTAGGATGATGTTGAAGCTGGGAAGTTATTGGAAATGAACCTGACAAAGGTGCCAAGGTCCCCAGAGAAGGACAGAGGACTTGAATGAAAGACAGAGGAAAGGCCTGTGTGAAAAGTTGACTGCAGCTCAGGAGCATACTAAAGACAATTCAGAGTTTGAGGACCGGGAGTTAATACAAGCAAATCTGAGTTACTTACACAGCAAGCACACTATGTGAGTCAATACACTGGTTCAACTCACCCGATTGGTGATCATAGTGGAAAATACGAATTGACGGTGATCAACTCTATGAGATGATCGGGAAAGAAGTTGTCTTTACTGACAAAACTCATCCCAGAAATATAACTATAAAAACGAAAGATTCGGTGTTCAATTCTGATGAAAATCAAGAATTGGTTCACTGGACCAATGGAACAAACGGGAAAGAAGTTGTTAATTCAATTAACAAAACTCATCTCAGCTTTGATTTACATGAAATTGACGAAAATCAGTGTAAGATCAATCATCTTACTGATTTAATCGGGAAAGAAGTTGGCCATTTGGTCAAAACTCATCCCAGCTTGAAACTAAATTGGAAAACTGATTCTATCAGTGAAATTGACGGAACCGGGATCAATTATAGTATTGAACCGGTTGAGAAAGAAGTCGGGAATCAAACGAAACTCATCTCAGCGTGCAACTCAATGAAATTGACGGTCAATTCAGTTCTGGTTTGTCTAAGGAGAATGAACCGAATAAACCAGAATGCATGTATGCAATTAACGATTTAAAAGATGGGACTGGGCCGGGTCAATTAGAAGATGTAATTAAAATTGCAGGTATGACTGGAGCAAATCAAACCGAATCAATTAGAGCACAGCACTCTAATTAAATGCTCAATGGTCAAACATCAAAAGCACTGGAGGTCAACTTACACAGAGAAAAGAAAGACGACGATCGAACGTCGAGACATTGATCAGCCAGAATACTTCGACGAGCAGCATAACTATGGGGGTTTTGCTCCTCGTCATCTTACAAACCAGTATCGGCGTATTAATTTGTGAGTAGTTCACTGTTCTTGTGTTAGAGGTCAAATTGTCGTCGTTTAGTTAATCAGCTTAGAACGAATCTACACTACCTGAATCTTTAATGGGTTTTGTTGTGAATATAATGGTGAGCTGATAACAAGTAGTTAATTTGAGTCGTGTTTGGAATGTAGCAGTATAGGGTTCTTCAGCTAGCAGGTAATTTGGGAATGGTTTCTGCACTTCTTTGTGTCACTAAATTTGTCATTGCACTAAGTCTTAGCTAGGTTAGAGTAATGTGTTAGGGATCAATGCCTAATGGAACAGTCGACTTGTGGCTTGTTCATTGGGTTGTGTCATAGGCTCATCATAGTCCGATGATGATAGCCTATTTAGATGTGTCCTATTTTGTGAGAATATTCAGAAAATCAATGGAAGAATGCTTGACACCTTGCAAGGGAAGAAGAGGATTGTTCTTGCAGGAGTATCAAGAACCGTGTGTTCAAGTCAGATGCTGAAAGTGATCGACAATCAGCTAAAAGCTTCAAAACAgtgtggaaagtttctatttttctcAGCCTAAGTGAGTATCAGCACAATGGAGAAGGAAACAAGATGAAATAAATGGCATATGTCCTCTCGGAAATCTCTGTGGTATTCTGTGTTACAGGCAGCTCCACTAGCAGTAACTTTTGTCTGTTATTGACAGAAAAAGCAGAATTAGTTTTTGTGTCTTTTGCTTTAATTTCGAGCCATGGATGCTCCTATTAGGTAGAGATTTCGCCAGCTGTGGCTTGTTAGATAGAAAATCAAAAGGGCTAGTAGGTTATTATGTATTAGTAGGACCATATAAAGTCCTGAGCAAAAAACATCTTTCCTTCGTAAGAAAAAAAATGAAAGCTGAAGCATTTTTCCGTTTACTTACAATTTGCTGAATCTCAAGCGTTCATATCTCTAAATTTCTCTTCTTACAGGTTTAATACTGAGTAATTGAACTAGGAATTGCTCCTAGCAGATGTTATTCTGTATTAAGCCTTTCTCACTtcaaatattagattagtttagttacgAGATCTCTCTGTTTTGGCCTCAGCAGTTTAATAGATATTACTGAGTATTCTATTAGTGAAGTTATACAGCTGGTGTGAGTGTTTAACTAGACTAAGGTATTCATTCCAGCATTTCTACAATTACATGACAGAAGTCAGGGTCATTAAGGAAAGGAGAACCTCGCTGTGGATTTTTTTTTTCTCTATCGATCTATCAATCCATCAAATTATGTAACGTGTTATACAAGATAAGTACTGTGAAAGCCTTGACAACCCGCCGTTGAAAGGAACTAGCATATGAAATCAtgcataataagatattgataatTCACATCAACTTCACAAGTAATTACAAGCTTCTTTTATGACATTAGAAAGGAATGAATTAGTTGTACTATAAGTAGTTTAGTCAAAATTGGATCTACCATTAGATTTTCTATAATACTACACCCAAAACTAACTAAAATCTAATATCAGGAATGAATTCCAATCAAAATATAGCGAGCAACGGAAAATCCCAATTGAATGTAGGCTAACTAGCTAAAAGTAAATCAAAGAAAGTCCTCGAGAATAGCAGTATCGGTTGGTACATCATAACCATAGACCATCGAGTAATCATCCAAGTCCTCCGATGTAAACTTTGGTATCCTCCAGCTTTTCGCAACCTCAGAGTCACTATCTGATGTTATAAGCTCCAATAcctgaatataaaaaaaaaaaggtaaaattAGATAAGCAATTAATTGGAGTAGTAGAATTCCTGTATACATAGTTAATCTCTGTTTACCTCACTCATAGCTGGACGCCAAGCTGGTGATTGTCTGACACAATAGGAAGCTGTCAGGACTATTTTGTAAACTTGCTCTTCGTCGTATTTACCTTGTAAACTTGGATCAGCTAGCTCAGAAATGGCTCCAGATTCCATAAGAGGCTTAGCCTGtaggaaattaattaattaaccaTTTGGTTTGATATATAATAAATTTTTTTGAAAAAATTAATTCTAGTTCGATGTTTACCCATAATAAGATGTTTTGTTGGGATGAATCGACAGGCCTTCGGCCAGTGACGATTTCCAAGAGAAGAACGCCAAATGCAAAGACATCAGTTTTCTCATCTACAATTCCATTCATAAAGTACTCTGGCGCTAAGTAGCCGAATGTGCCTTCTATTGGAATTACAGCATGGTGTGTCCATTTATTAGGTAGCCATTTTGCTAGCCCGAAATCAGTAATCTGCATAAAATTTAAACTTTTTATTAAGTATCTTTTTTTCCCTATTAAATAACTAATCTGATACGTAATATTCTGTTTAAATATTATTTACCTGAGGTTCGAAGTCGGGTCCTAATAGAACATTAGAGGCTTTTATGTCTCGATGAATTATTCTGTGTTTGCAACATTTGTGAAGATAATGAAGACCCTTTGCAATTCCTAGAGCAATCCTGTACCTAACATCCCATTCCAGTGTCTCACTTGTCCTACCTGGTAAAAAAACTCCAATATTTTCAGAAAATGATTAGTAATAATTTCCTTAGGACGTAAAAAGGACTTTTATTTTTTGTGCCCTTACCGTGTAATGCTGTCGACAAATTTCCATTTGAGAAAAGTTCAAAACGAGATAGAGTCCATTTTCAACACAACAGCCTACTAAGCTTGCAGTATTAGGATGGCTGACGTGGCCGATTATTCCTAATTCCATAAGGAACTCTTTCTCCTTCTTTGCGTCCTGGTTGTCCTTTGCCAACCTCTTCACTGCAATTATATTTCCACCTGGAAGATTTCCTCTGTATACTTCTGAATACCCTCCTCTACCAATTATATTATCTGAAAAAATCGACATCACTCGCTCAGAAAATATTATTATGGCGTGTGCAGTAAGTAGCTAGGATTTGAATTACCAGCGTGGAAGCTATTAGTAGCAGTGAGTATCTCATCATAGGTGAAGCATTTGAACAGTGGCTGTTGGATTTTTCTTTGTTCGGATAATAAATAGGAATTCTTCTTTTACGTAGAGGTGAAGCAAATAGAGAATAAATAAGTTTGTATGGTGACATTGGCCTCCTAATGATTGTTTTGACTTGTTCAGTAGAAGGGCATTCTGAGACACTAGTAGTGGAATCTGCGAAGCTGAGAGAGTCGTCTTCCGTGAAATGCGAAT includes:
- the LOC139884373 gene encoding LOW QUALITY PROTEIN: probable receptor-like serine/threonine-protein kinase At5g57670 (The sequence of the model RefSeq protein was modified relative to this genomic sequence to represent the inferred CDS: inserted 1 base in 1 codon; deleted 2 bases in 1 codon) — encoded protein: CTSRNTSPTTVLDEIERDSHFTEDDSLSFADSTTSVSECPSTEQVKTIIRRPMSPYKLIYSLFASPLRKRRIPIYYPNKEKQQPLFKCFTYDEILTATNSFHADNIIGRGGYSEVYRGNLPGGNIIAVKRLAKDNQDAKKEKEFLMELGIIGHVSHPNTASLVGCCVENGLYLVLNFSXNGNLSTALHGRTSETLEWDVRYRIALGIAKGLHYLHKCCKHRIIHRDIKASNVLLGPDFEPQITDFGLAKWLPNKWTHHAVIPIEGTFGYLAPEYFMNGIVDEKTDVFAFGVLLLEIVTGRRPVDSSQQNILLWAKPLMESGAISELADPSLQGKYDEEQVYKIVLTASYCVRQSPAWRPAMSEVLELITSDSDSEVAKSWRIPKFTSEDLDDYSMVYGYDVPTDTAILEDFL